One Deltaproteobacteria bacterium HGW-Deltaproteobacteria-2 genomic window, TTAATTGTAAAGCATCTGTAAAGCATCGTGTAAGTCACTTATCGTGATTTTGCATACTTAGTTATCACACCCCTCCACATCCACTAAGCAGAGCCGGAGCCGCACCGGAATCAATGCCGGCTACGCTTGCCGAGGCCACCGGCGCTCCGTAATAAGTGTTTAAAATACCAACATTGAACACAATATCCGCGCCTTCACTGAGATCATCACATTCCACATAAAGGCCGTGGAGTCTGTGACCTGCGGGTAAAACCGCAAGCGCAATAATTGCGTTGTTTGCTGCCGTTACTTCAACCTGAGCTTTGGTCAACTCCATAGACCGGAAATCGGCACGTGCGCCACCGATAGCGGTCTTAGGAGGTTTGGTGTAAAGATCGGGTGCTAATTGGGCTGTTTTAGCCATAAAAGTAATCCTCCTTGCTTTTATTTTTACTGCTTACGGCCTGGCCGCTGCCGTGTCTATGGCCATTACGCCAAAATCGTTACCGTTAAAGGTAACTTTCTTGAATCCCCAAATGGTATGGGTTGTAATAATGACCTTGTTACCATTGTCGCGTTCCTCTTCGTGCCAGCCAAAACGCAAATCCTGCCCTGGAGAACCGAAGGCTATAACACCCGCCTGCATACCGCAGAACAACGCCCTTGATGCTGCAACGGCACCACTACCGTAATCAGTAAACCGGATGATGTTCGGGTGCGAATGGAGAACAACACCATTCCACATACCGATTCCGCCCTTAATAAAGGCAGACTCTTTCCCTGCCGCGGTTGCGATTGCTTTCTGGATATCCGCCCAATCGTTTGTTGTGGTGTTCCGGCGCAGGTCGAATTTCTGATACGGGTCCATAATCATCAGAAAAACTTCTTCGCCATCCACTTCGCACTTCTGGATCTGCGGGATTTCCGAGTAAGCAGGGCCACCGCCGCCCATCATTTCCGCGTAAGCTACTGCGCGGTCAATAGGAAGAGTGGACATCTTATCGCTTGCCGTTACCGTACCTTTGGTTGTCGCCGTTCCACCATAAACGATATGGTTGGAATCGGGAGCGGTAAGACTGTTGTTTGCAAACCCCGAATATGTCGTAGGAAACACAAACTCGGTATTTGTGCCACGGGCGCCGGAGAGATACATCATAATGATCTCGTCAAAAACTCTTGCCCACCAGTCAACCGAACGCGCCTTGGCGACCTTACGCAGATCGTGGAGCGTTCTTTTTCTGCTCATACGTCCGCCGCAATCGGCACCGCCGCGCATCTGATCAATGTAAACATTGTCAGTGTAGAACGATAACCCTTCTTCTTTCCCGTGGAGCTCTGCATCGCCTTCGATTGGCTGCATATTTAACTGCA contains:
- a CDS encoding N4-gp56 family major capsid protein, yielding MGQTIIGLNDSKAVKRYSGNLAVDVGRKGYFTRKFMAKGEVPTRPIWQITDLESDAGEQITYDLSMQLNMQPIEGDAELHGKEEGLSFYTDNVYIDQMRGGADCGGRMSRKRTLHDLRKVAKARSVDWWARVFDEIIMMYLSGARGTNTEFVFPTTYSGFANNSLTAPDSNHIVYGGTATTKGTVTASDKMSTLPIDRAVAYAEMMGGGGPAYSEIPQIQKCEVDGEEVFLMIMDPYQKFDLRRNTTTNDWADIQKAIATAAGKESAFIKGGIGMWNGVVLHSHPNIIRFTDYGSGAVAASRALFCGMQAGVIAFGSPGQDLRFGWHEEERDNGNKVIITTHTIWGFKKVTFNGNDFGVMAIDTAAARP